A region from the Vicia villosa cultivar HV-30 ecotype Madison, WI linkage group LG3, Vvil1.0, whole genome shotgun sequence genome encodes:
- the LOC131655248 gene encoding uncharacterized protein LOC131655248, protein MEDFHRSKSISNGHQMNMQLENYYGPTKPYDLRSYSSSYVHASKDLKLKKGKSFSSGSSFSKSLSFVNDPEIQRKKRVASYKMYSVEGKVKGSFRKSFRWLKNKYSEVVYGW, encoded by the coding sequence ATGGAAGATTTTCATAGATCAAAATCTATTTCAAATGGCCACCAAATGAATATGCAGCTAGAAAACTACTATGGACCAACAAAACCTTATGATCTAAGAAGCTATAGCTCTTCCTATGTACATGCTTCTAAGGATTTGAAGTTGAAGAAAGGTAAAAGCTTCTCATCTGGCTCATCTTTTTCTAAGTCTTTGAGTTTTGTAAATGATCCTGAAATTCAGAGAAAGAAGAGAGTTGCTAGCTATAAGATGTATTCTGTTGAAGGGAAAGTTAAAGGATCTTTTAGAAAGAGTTTTAGATGGCTTAAGAATAAGTACTCAGAGGTTGTTTATGGTTGGTAG